A region of the Acanthopagrus latus isolate v.2019 chromosome 18, fAcaLat1.1, whole genome shotgun sequence genome:
TGAAGGACATTCCTCGCGAGAAGTTCAACGCAACAGTCATCCCCAAGTCCTACTGCTCCCCGTGGAGGGAAGCTTTGGGGGGCACAGAGGAGCTCCTGAGCACCCTCGACGCTCAACTGCCCCCGATGCCTCAAAGAACTTCCAACTACAGGTGCTTCAACAGGTAAATCAGCGTTTTCCAGACATTCTTAAACGATTAAATCCTCCTCACAGGCACTGAGACCCACTCATCTTCAAATAGACCCACCGATGATCTCACCATGTAATCCATCACAATCATCCCCTCCCTCGGCTCCACTCCATGTTTCCacagtttgaaaataaatcTAGTCTCTGGCTCGCGCCTCCTTGGAGTGTGGCTGCTTGATGGCTATTTCGAACCGCGGATCTTGAAAGATGATCCACTGGTGCTGCAGCAAGCTTTTAATgccccctcccaccaccaccgccaccaccacaaGACAGATTACGCACGAAAGGGAATCACCTTTCTCATTGCACATGAGGAATCGCATCATTCCAGCACGGCAGGACAAAGGTTAAGCTTGGTCAGATGGAGAAATGGAGGACATGTGAGAGACAAACTCAGGACTTTGCTCAATTAAGGCTGTCAATCAGGTGCTTTCTGCCAGCCAGTCTGGAACTGTACCCCCTGTGGAAGGATCCGTTTACATCCTTCAGATTACTATGAAATTGTGATGCCTTATTTAAATCTGCGCTCAGCAGCTACACAAGCAGAATAGGCTGAGTTTGAGTCATCCTGAATCCCAGGTGCTTTTTCCCCGTTAACAGCACCAGTTAAAATCAGAGATGATCACACTGGGTATAATGTAACAGCTAGAGGTTTTCCACCTTTGTGGGATGGAGTCCGAGCAATGCGCCATCTAGGGTCCTCTTCTGCCAGGaagatgaaacacaacacattcacGATGCTTACTGACgtctcttctctttgtttctcagatCCGCCATGCCATTCGGAGGGCCTATGGCCAGCAAGAGGGTGATCCCAGTGATTAGCTTTGAGGCGGTGGAGTCCCAGAAGCTGCCCGACATTGCTCTGAACCGCTGGGTGCAGCGGCCCAACTTCAACAGGGCACCCAAGGGATGGGGAATGGATTACAGCCCTGAATCTAATgaactataaaaaaaagagctgatcAGCGAAAGACTGAAGCACTGACCTATGCATGCTTCTCTTCTGCTACAAAGATGATACCTCTGTTGATCACTGGGCActgcaggggagaaaaaaactcCCACATGATATAAAGCggtttgctgctgctgagtggtTTGATCAGCAACTCAGAGTGCTGGAATCAGTTCAATACTATAGTGGAGGCCAGTACAATGGCACTACAGGCTGAACAATTCTAcccatttttcctttttgttacGTTAAAGGAAACCTACTATGCTTTCTCCTTTCATTCAGTGCATTATAAAGGTTCTTGTGCAagtaaaaggtcttgaaagcTAAAAAGCCTGAAGTCCAAAATTACACGAGAACACGGTCCCTGAAGTGCCTCTTCAGTAGTCCAGCCTTTAATTCCATGAATTCTTGACatcactacatcaccatgtgacacattttctaTAATCACAGTGGAAGTGAAGCTAGCCGgcagctgaaaaaacaacagtgctgaCCTGAGACATTCGGAGTGGTgttggctcaggtgtgtgtgagctggccaCTCACAGCGGACTGGGTATCGGGAGGGGGGCCTTACAGAGACAGGAGCCAAAAGAGGGCATCTCGGACAGAGGGGGgatacagagctgctgcactggacagtccaaaaaaactgattcaagtagtaacccaaaataaaatggtgacaatatgtctcctttagGTAGTATCTAAACATTAATGTTTCAAGACTCATCTACTTTTCTCCCCCACTTCTACTCTCAATCCgatatgtacatatttattcAACCACTGTATCCTAACATTGGTACGACCATAAGGACAAACGCAGGAGACAACTCTGCTCTGCTAAAGCGGCACAAGTATTAATGAATAATATGCACTCTGAAATAATTAATGacaaaagtgtcattttaatgacaagtgaaaacatttaaagaaagccttacaacaaacaaagtcattatgctgtgaaatattaaagtttgtgtcaaataaaaaaagacaaaaaaaatgaaaatgaacaggTTTAAAAATGCTCCTCACACTTTTTCTCCATGTGATAGTGTGCACAAGTTGACAAATACAAGCTGAACCTAtagtatacattttttatgtacAATGGCTCCAACCAAAGGAGCCTGTTAAAACCTTATGGCCCCTGACCACACTAGCAAGTAAGAGTCTTTTACCATGTTAACCTCCACTGTTCAGATGCTGTTAAACTGCGAGTCGTGACAAATTAATCTTGTAACATCCTGCTTGTCATCTATCCAGACACAGATGGTcctcattcagttcattcactGCACTGCTGGTGGCATAATCAGTCAGATGTTATCCTGTAAGAAATTACTTTTCTACGCAGTGCATTTCTCCCACAAGTATTCTGCTGGCTGCTTCAGGCCCATTGACGAAATCTGAAGTGAAAGGACCTGACCAGGTTTGAcgacaggggaaaaaaaaaagacacctaaTCACAGAATGATTTCACTCTAGCAGCTAATCGCCTTGACGAGAGCCATGTGCGGCATGGGCACCCATGCGCTGAGGATCCTGGGAGGGGTAGTGGATGTGACCAGGAGGTCTCATGCTCATTGGAGGGGGCATAGGTGGAGCCATGGGACCCATGTGGTGAAACATTGGAGGCCCAAAACCTGATTGAGTAGATGAAAAAGAGAATTAGGCATTAGGCATTCTCACAATTCTAATTCATTTACAATATGCCACATGATAAATAAATTCTACTCAGCAGCTttgcaaaaaatgtattgtgtaaAGGTGTAGTAACAGATCAGGGGTACCAAACGTAATAGTTTTTTTACCTGGAGGAGGTGGGTTGATgcctggaggtggaggaagagcaATGTTCATGACAGCAGGTGAGGTTCCTGGGTCCAGGTTGAAGTAGTTTGCAGGAGCTTCTTCATCTAAagctggtggtggaggaagagctacagcacaaagaaaaatagttaaatagttaataattcagcttttatttctgCAAATCAATCCCAATAGCTTACTAGTATATATGAGCAAAAAGACTCTTTAAATTACACTTGCATGATTACATCTCTTTACACACATTCCAACTCTTGTTGTATTTGTAGACTCACCTCCTGGCAGTCCGGGTACAGGATCCAGTCTAGTGCCCATCTCACTGACACCTTCTTTGATGCCATCCTTTCCTCTAGCTGCCTGAGACCTAAGGAGACAAATGATATTTAATTATATATGTTAATCACATCACTTGCATTGACAAACACCATTGAATGATAGTGACATTTGATAGCGGCTCCACTCAGTGGGGCTGTATGAGAACTAAGAATTTCTATTGGATGGTAGAAAGAGCTTTTGTGGGTTACATATACAACACCCTAATGCTTTTTCCCTTCATCAGCTTCTCACCTTCCCCACTTGACAGTGAGCCTCCGTCCATTGATGATGAGTTTGTTGAAGGACTTCTCAGCCGCCATTTCAGCTGACTGCCGCGTGGCAAACTGGATGAAAGCACACTGCTGCCTCTGGACTATGGTAATGGTGCGAATCTCACCAAACTGGTAAAAGTGACTCCTGTAATAAAAACAGACCAATAGTCTCAAAACACTAGCAATGAATGGCTGATGTTGCTACAGAACTTTAACTGTATTTGCAAAACAAGTAAAGCCAACTCTCAAAGGCCACAGCAAGTTGTACAAGAGCTTGTTAGGGAAAACAAATCCTCACTTGAGATCTCCATCTGTGACAGTATCTCCCAAGCCGCCAATGTAGAGGGTGCTGATGGACTTGTCCTCTGGTGGATCCAGTCGGGGCATAGTTGAGGCCCGTTTCAGCAGCTTGTCAGCCACTGGGTCATTGATGCCATAGTAACGATCCTTAATGTTCTGGTCAGCTAGAGGATCATCTGGATCTGTGGGCTTCTCATGTCTGAAAAGAGGAACCATGATGAGATAATGTAACTAGGAAATAAGGAAATTACAGTCACAATAAATAgttaactacttttttttgtaatattctatAGGACTCACTCACCTGTAGGGACACTCCTCCCCTCTCTTACACTCTCCCTTCACCCAGAAGGAACAGATGTGCGGCCGGTTCCTTTTATAATACGGTGTGGTCCGGGCCAGTTTCAGCAACATATCACTAGAGCTGGGTGCTTTGCCAAGCTGACCCACAGGCCGTGTGCCATCAGAGTTGGCTATCTGAGAACACAGAGGTCCAAAGAGACGGGTTAGGGCTGTCCCTTTGTGGGCCTAATTTAGTGAAATTAAACCAGACCTCAACTAACTGACTCCCAGTATGTTATTTactatgaaaataaatacaagctACACCCTGTCCAGGCCTTTCTTCCACAGTAGTTTCACAGTGACTTCAGTCTGTCCGAGGACAATATAAAATGAGATGGGAAACTAACAAAGCAAAGCCGTactaaatgaaaaatgtcctcataATTATTATCAAATGCTTTATTAGTTTCAATGCAAGTACACTGTAAACCAGGTTTACTACACATTGTATTGTGCAGAACAGTAATTAATTGTTGGTCTAGCATAAACTACTTTAAGGATTTGAAAGTGGGGACGAAGAAAAGTGCGGAGGACATCCCTACAAGCTAGTTTTAGCTATGGCAGCTgtatgaaaatcacaataaacagacaacaaaagatTCTGTTTCTTTTAGCAAGCAGGTATACCTCTCTCTCCATGTTCTGTGTGTAGTACTCTTTGTTCACGTCTGACTTAGGAACCTCGTCTTTCACTGACAGCCCAGTGTCTCTGACCTGGATAGGCAAACctgttaaacacaaaatgtgacaagGGCGTTAAAATCACTTAGTTGCATAATTCAGTGAGCCATAAAAGATGTACTCAGAATCAGTCACAGAGACTCACCATACTCCAGGTCTAGCAGACAtgtctgacaaacatttttcattttactgcagGTCTGACAGACCTCTGTCTTCTTGAAACGCATTCGTGTCCCTGGACACCACCGGAACACCGTAAAGGGTCGAGCACAGATCTGATGGGCAAAGAATTAAACTTAAGAATTGTTCTTATACTGAACATTTAAGTTGAACCATGTTGTGTAATACATAGTCTAGATATGAAGTATCAATGCAAAACCTACCTTGCATTCCTTTCCATACTTCTCCTTGGTCTGTAAAGCATAAACAAATCAGACCTCTTTTAGTGTCACCACAACAAGAGCATACACAATCTATaacaaagaaacaataataCTCACTTACCATACGGATGTAAGGGTTTTCTCCTAAACATGTCTGACACAGAATTGGAAAATCCTGGAAGAGAAAGGACGACACTTGTTAATTTTAGTAAAGTCCAAGCACCATGTCTGTTATTCTTCTGACCTCTGATGTCTGTTATCTGAAGCTGTAACTTGGCCTTGATTCTCTGTTTAACTTACTGCTGTGGGCGACTACACGTGTGACTAAAGCGAGGGCATCAGGACTTGCTCACTCTTACTTTGCCATCTGTTGGAGGATGCTGTTTCAATCCAAGTGCTAACTGCTGGAAATGACCTTGCTCTGATACACCTAAATATAAGCAGCTCTTGTGGCTCAAACGTCAACTACATGATCTAAGGTTGCAAAGTTTATATTCTGGTGTCTTGGTAAAACCAACATTGGCCTAATGCCCTGATGTGTCGCGGCTCAAGTGAGGAAACTTGATTTGTTGCCTTATATAGTCTGGTTATATGGAGCCTATAAAAGGCTCGACGATACAAGTGCTTCATGAGCAAATAATACAGTGAAGAGTTACGAGTTGGTGTACAACTTCAGAGTTTCACACTGACGTTAAGATTCAATGATCACTTCTCAAATATGATGACAACCAGACGAACAACGAACTTAGCTGAAATGAAGATTCAACAAGATTTAAATTCAACTGAGAATtgtttacaatttttttttccttctggcGTTTCCCCAAGTCGTAATACACAGTTATGATTGCTCTGTCAGACAAGCGGATGTGGCCCTTAACTAGCATCGCCTGCCAAGCAAGCTAACGTTACAGTTTCAGATTTTATGATGTTTGAGTTTAACAACACTACCCAGAGCACGGTCCAAAACACCAGACAATAACCACATAGTGTACCGGATTGCTTCGGTTTCGCGAAACTCAGTTATGAGCAGAAATTGTTATCAAGTTGGCGTTACTTGATACCACTtcgtttttattattgttagcCAGCTGGTGCTAGCCTTGCTTAGCTTtgtttagcttagcttgctAATGTGAGCACAAATCACGTTGAGGTTGAGTTACGTTTAGTAGCTTTTTCTTAGACAAGATTCAGATGTTACTGTCCATCTACTCAGTACTACTGGGTAGAGACGGAAGACATATGTTGAATGAATTAACGTTCATCTACAAAGACATGCTACGAGGGTAGCAGCCACGCTTCTttactagctagctaacaggaTGCTAATTAGCTACTGAGCTAACCCGCCAAGTAAGAGGCAAACTGGCAGAGTGTATGATCCTGTCAACCTCTTCATATTGAACTGGAAATCATCTTGTCTAAGTCATACACTTTGCCGTGCGCCGATTAAAACATACCGCGTCTTCCCAGTTCTGTCTGTTGTAGGTGTTGGATCCCAGGGACGTCGCCATTTTGGAGAGTGTGAGCCAGGCGGGCCAAAGCAGCCAACGACACAAGAGGTGTCAGACCACAATGCACCGCGCCAGAGAGCCACGTTTCACCTTAGGGTGTCGCCCTAGTTCAAGAAACTAGCAAACGCAATATAATTGAGGGAAATGTGTAGGCAAATATGTATGGAACAAATATGTATGTATGGAAAGTAGCACTAATGGCTGTGTAGGTGTATATGCACTATATATGTAACTTGCAGATGAaaacgtgcgtgtgtgtgtgtgtgtgtgacaggaaatAATGCGTATAATCTCTCTGCACACATAACTTTTTGTATTATGATCTTTCTGATGCCTCCTTTATGAAATGTACTGCATTTCAAAGGTAAACATTGTGCTTTTTACAACATTACACAGAGGCCTATCTGACACTTTgcatattaacattttacaaacaaaagCTTGTGATCATATCATAAAACATGATGCAATGCCCTTTAATAAATAACTGTAGACTGCAAACAGCTGTAATAAAGCACTGGTGCAGCTGCACACTTGCCAGTTACTGTGTTAAATGTTAATGCTTAACACGTAAGGCATTAACAACCCAATAGCCTTATGTAATTAAGACAAATAACTATGTAACACAGGTACCATTCAGCAGAATGAGCACCTTTGAAACGCAAagtacattttgttgataatgCCTCTTTACTCAGGTGAGATTTCGGGCTAATTTTACATTCTGGGAGCACTTGTCTTAATTAAATAGATGGCGTAAGTGCTTTTTCCAcctccatgtgtttgtgtgtcagatggACGGATTGGCTCCTGTGTGTGAGCTCGTATAAGCCAATTGTGTAGTCCGCTTACCGTTCATCTATCCACCTGCTTCAGTTCAGGTCAGGGTGTCTTTGCCGCGTGAAACTCCAATTAGCGTGGCAAAGGATTTTTGAGATTATTTAAGTACATTAAGCCCCTAATGTTTATTTAAGGTCAGGGTGAGTGTGTGGAGTCAAAAGGACAGGGATTAGAAACAGGCTTGAGGAGCTGGCAATTCTTTCGTGGTGCAGCTGCCACTCCGGTCAGAAAAAGGAAGTCCGCTTTACTTAAAGGCTTCttctaaatgaaaacaacaacaacaacaacaactctactcccctctgctgcttctcatGTCTGAAACTCCAAAGTACAATCATTTGCACTGTGCTGATTGGCTTTGTGACTCTGATTACTGATCAGCAGCTGATCCTGTGATCATACTCCATGAGAAAAGGGTTAAAGTGAAATCTGTAgcagcctcctccacctgtgtccttcgggctctctctctctctctctctctctctctctgcgtctcGGCCTGTGTTTAGTGGGACACCAAAGTAAACCTTCTGGCCGCGGCCGTCTT
Encoded here:
- the LOC119007919 gene encoding myozenin-2-like isoform X2, giving the protein MMMMQSGVDDITKQRMLQARALSQEARGKGLNLGKKISVPKDVMMEELNLPSNRGSRMFQERQRRVERYTLENSADGAHNVHPEAVPPPQIIPEPQGGKENQAFSIPGYSRPLKDIPREKFNATVIPKSYCSPWREALGGTEELLSTLDAQLPPMPQRTSNYRCFNRSAMPFGGPMASKRVIPVISFEAVESQKLPDIALNRWVQRPNFNRAPKGWGMDYSPESNEL
- the rbm22 gene encoding pre-mRNA-splicing factor RBM22, producing MATSLGSNTYNRQNWEDADFPILCQTCLGENPYIRMTKEKYGKECKICARPFTVFRWCPGTRMRFKKTEVCQTCSKMKNVCQTCLLDLEYGLPIQVRDTGLSVKDEVPKSDVNKEYYTQNMEREIANSDGTRPVGQLGKAPSSSDMLLKLARTTPYYKRNRPHICSFWVKGECKRGEECPYRHEKPTDPDDPLADQNIKDRYYGINDPVADKLLKRASTMPRLDPPEDKSISTLYIGGLGDTVTDGDLKSHFYQFGEIRTITIVQRQQCAFIQFATRQSAEMAAEKSFNKLIINGRRLTVKWGRSQAARGKDGIKEGVSEMGTRLDPVPGLPGALPPPPALDEEAPANYFNLDPGTSPAVMNIALPPPPGINPPPPGFGPPMFHHMGPMAPPMPPPMSMRPPGHIHYPSQDPQRMGAHAAHGSRQGD